Proteins encoded within one genomic window of Tigriopus californicus strain San Diego chromosome 12, Tcal_SD_v2.1, whole genome shotgun sequence:
- the LOC131891273 gene encoding uncharacterized protein LOC131891273 — translation MVIFILVIVGFFFQRNLAVLRFLAAIGVPCAWIHLVFLSGFHGATISIMFIHIMHKRFLGGILLTLTVATGCAAGFLIIAHNTASGVVDSRTLVKILFRPLLMILGEYEFIDTYETFEDDLPTLIYSTVLLLCIAIVGSLVLVNLLLALILSDIMDLYNICHSKNLFRQARQVVFYEKLAKTFGVKMVVPDRVRICAHKSCRCEHLKLRKSATAQIFWTVQQL, via the exons ATGGTCATATTCATCCTGGTCATTGTTGGGTTCttctttcaaagaaatctGGCCGTCCTCAGATTCCTGGCAGCCATTGGAGTACCTT GCGCGTGGATTCATCTGGTATTCCTCTCTGGGTTTCACGGTGCCACAATCTCTATTATGTTCATTCACATCATGCACAAACGATTCTTGGGAGGCATCTTATTGACGCTAACCGTGGCTACCGGGTGTGCCGCAGGGTTCCTTATTATTGCCCACAATACCGCTTCTGGTGTGGTGGACAGTCGTACCCTTGTAAAGATTTTGTTCCGACCTCTGCTGATGATCCTCGGCGAATATGAGTTTATTGACACCTACGAGACGTTTGAGGATGACCTCCCCACCCTCATCTATTCAACTGTGCTGCTTCTGTGCATTGCAATTGTGGGAAGCCTCGTGTTGGTGAATCTCTTACTGGCCTTAATCCTGTCCGATATCATGGATTTGTACAATATTTGTCACTCCAAGAATCTTTTCCGTCAAGCAAGACAGGTGGTATTCTATGAGAAACTAGCCAAGACTTTTGGTGTGAAGATGGTTGTACCAGATCGAGTCCGCATCTGCGCCCATAAGTCTTGCAGGTGCGAACACCTCAAACTCAGGAAATCTGCCACTGCTCAGATTTTCTGGACTGTCCAACA ACTCTAA
- the LOC131892096 gene encoding uncharacterized protein LOC131892096 isoform X1 codes for MIRFRRETKAKGLILLCAIALVFMFTCQIVFKPLNISDIPELKKFAQDSQKCDQINATFPKTYSKLRCDGSTKWLNSTCFSDASLWFPISDGAIDCSGFVSSTNDINRNLSIVFIGDSRGRQLFTSFAGFFHSHNESVLIQGSSGKTSLRSLPLSHLKLPNWATEGALQQDFETFGCFRENLCFHLLFVWDPLLEEEKHELDAKMKHPQPDLILVSVGVWYLAEHRKRNHFDILLDKRISMLGGLTWKPKVVIYQTFESLRYIDGIFNLEDVHKIQNETILVLQKHAQTTLMDSHLPLFRKYVELCQKYPLSTPDKSWKCKETNHMGFVVIDQATRLILSFIN; via the exons ATGATCAGATTTAGAAGAGAAACCAAGGCCAAGGGACTTATTTTATTATGTGCTATTGCTTTGGTGTTTATGTTTACATGCCAAATCGTGTTCAAACCCTTGAACATCAGTGACATTCCAGAGCTCAAGAAGTTCGCCCAGGATTCTCAAAAGTGCGACCAGATAAATGCAACTTTCCCAAAGACATATTCTAAACTTAGATGTGATGGTTCCACAAAGTGGTTGAACTCAACCTGCTTCTCAGATGCTAGTCTTTGGTTTCCAATCTCGGATGGTGCGATTGACTGTTCCGGATTCGTGTCTTCCACCAATGACATTAATCGCAATTTGTCTATAGTATTCATCGGTGATTCTAGAGGCCGACAATTATTTACTTCATTCGCCGGATTTTTCCATAGTCATAATGAATCGGTGTTAATTCAAGG GAGTTCTGGGAAGACGTCTCTACGGTCTCTACCACTATCGCACTTGAAGCTTCCGAATTGGGCAACAGAGGGAGCGCTTCAGCAAGATTTCGAAACGTTTGGATGTTTTCGTGAGAACCTTTGCTTCCATCTCCTTTTTGTGTGGGATCCGTTGctggaggaagaaaaacatgaattgGATGCCAAAATGAAGCATCCTCAACCAGACCTAATTCTGGTTTCGGTGGGAGTATGGTACCTTGCAGAACACCGGAAGCGAAATCACTTCGACATTCTCTTGGATAAACGAATATCTATGCTCGGTGGATTGACATGGAAGCCAAAG GTGGTTATTTATCAAACATTTGAATCTCTAAGATATATTGACGGCATCTTTAACCTCGAGGACGTCCACAAAATCCAAAACGAGACTATACTAGTTCTTCAAAAGCATGCTCAAACTACACTCATGGATTCTCATTTACCCCTATTCAGGAAGTACGTGGAGCTTTGTCAGAAATATCCCTTATCAACCCCTGACAAGTCTTGGAAATGTAAAGAAACCAACCATATGGGCTTTGTTGTCATAGATCAAGCTACACGTCTTATACTTTCATTTATAAATTGA
- the LOC131892096 gene encoding uncharacterized protein LOC131892096 isoform X2, which yields MKPIISILFALLLVTGTMCGPITKETFHFQTQNTAHCLSKDPELILDMYQILPGGNEKDLSNQAMIIYEATKDLIPHYKVCFCQDYGVNCKILDGANL from the exons ATGAAGCCGATTATTTCAATCCTGTTTGCCTTGCTCCTTGTGACTGGAACCATGTGTGGTCCAATCACCAAGGAGACGTTCCACTTTCAAACTCAAAACACGGCCCATTGTCTGTCCAAAGACCCAGAACTCATTCTGGATATGTACCAGATCTTGCCTGGAGGCAATGAGAAGGATCTGTCGAATCAGGCCATGATCATTTAT GAAGCCACTAAGGACTTGATTCCTCACTACAAGGTTTGCTTTTGCCAAGATTATGGCGTCAATTGCAAGATCCTCGATGGAGCCAatctttaa
- the LOC131892032 gene encoding esterase/beta-lactamase LipL-like: MFQICGEVSPGWEEVKAKFKANFESGADENAQLCIYHRGQKVVDLWGVAKGTDFNGNSLTLSWSSNKSIASIAMAWLVDKGHLEYHDLVTKHWPKFGQNGKDAIKVEDVLRHEGRLPAFSKPIPDEDLTRERIKTNAVGRLIEEQVPHEVHPESPREYHALTRGAILNEIFRRAHPQGWTIGEWVEEILYKTQGLDCHLGSSDPAVQDRFVCPRIRSLRYILLQALNPFSKDVFVGPKALLAMVRTVKKTSSKGNNNALFLASLRKEDKLHVIVKAMASKEVRRTEIPSANGLSTARGYAKLGAIIANRGVLGSGERLLSQTAVEKMEANPIRRPNMAILGVEDNFSQGGLCVFNKDLGEHHLAKSIGMLPRDGYIGWFGLGGSVFQYHPENQIGFGYVPTLLHWEDVGGARGTQLQAVALKIAKRIDSAR, translated from the exons ATGTTCCAGATCTGTGGTGAGGTTTCCCCTGGTTGGGAGGAGGTCAAGGCcaaattcaaggccaattttgagaGTGGGGCGGATGAGAACGCCCAATTATGCATTTACCACCGGGGCCAAAAAGTGGTGGACCTCTGGGGAGTGGCCAAAGGCACTGACTTCAATGGGAACTCCCTTACCCTATCATGGAGCTCGAATAAATCCATAGCCTCCATTGCCATGGCATGGTTAGTAGACAAAGGACACCTTGAATACCATGATCTGGTAACCAAACATTGGCCCAAGTTCGGGCAGAACGGCAAGGATGCCATCAAGGTCGAGGACGTCCTTAGACATGAAGGCCGTCTCCCAGCCTTTTCAAAGCCCATCCCTGACGAGGACCTGACTCGGGAACGCATCAAAACCAATGCAGTGGGTCGACTCATCGAAGAACAGGTTCCACATGAGGTTCACCCTGAGTCACCACGGGAATACCACGCCCTGACCCGCGGCgccattttgaatgagatcttCCGGCGCGCCCATCCCCAAGGTTGGACCATTGGCGAATGGGTGGAAGAGATCTTGTACAAGACTCAGGGCCTGGATTGCCATTTGGGCAGCTCGGATCCGGCGGTGCAAGATCGTTTCGTCTGTCCTCGTATCCGATCCCTGCGGTACATCTTACTTCAAGCACTCAACCCCTTCTCCAAAGATGTCTTTGTGGGTCCTAAAGCCCTCCTCGCCATGGTTAGGACCGTCAAGAAGACGAGCAGCAAAGGAAATAACAATGCTTTGTTTCTGGCCAGTCTGAGAAAAGAGGACAAGTTGCATGTCATTGTCAAGGCCATGGCCTCGAAGGAGGTTAGACGCACCGAGATCCCCAGTGCCAATGGTTTGTCCACTGCCAGGGGTTATGCTAAATTGGGCGCCATCATTGCCAATAGAGGAGTTTTGGGGTCCGGAGAGAGACTCCTCAGTCAAACGGCGGTTGAAAAGATGGAAGCCAATCCCATACGAAGGCCCAATATGGCCATCCTTGGGGTCGAAGACAACTTTAGCCAGGGTGGATTGTGTGTGTTTAA CAAGGATCTTGGCGAGCACCATTTGGCCAAATCGATTGGGATGCTCCCCCGGGATGGATATATcggttggtttggtttgggcGGCAGCGTGTTCCAATATCACCCTGAGAACCAAATTGGGTTCGGATACGTTCCGACTTTGCTTCATTGGGAGGATGTGGGAGGCGCCCGTGGAACGCAGTTGCAAGCCGTGGCCCTTAAAATTGCCAAGCGCATTGATAGCGCCAGATAG
- the LOC131891594 gene encoding small integral membrane protein 15-like: MNDPPIIEPAAGKLNMDASTWEGYLNGFLLWAAQEPYTFIFYVLLILSPFFALSAVLSYKLSKAIEKQEGEMKKRQKPSRRAKKDD, encoded by the exons ATGAATGACCCGCCCATCATCGAGCCCGCTGCGGGCAAACTCAACATGGATGCCAG CACCTGGGAAGGTTACCTCAACGGGTTTCTTTTGTGGGCTGCTCAAGAGCCTTACACCTTCATCTTCTACGTGTTGCTCATCTTGTCTCCATTCTTCGCACTCTCGGCCGTTTTATCCTACAAACTATCCAAAGCTATCGAAAAGCAAGAGGGCGAGATGAAGAAGCGTCAAAAACCATCCAGACGAGCCAAGAAGGACGACTAA
- the LOC131891592 gene encoding splicing factor U2af 38 kDa subunit-like, with product MAEYLASIFGTEKDKVNCSFYFKIGACRHGDRCSRIHNKPTFSQTIVLQNLYINPQNSAKSADGSHLANVSDEEMQEHYDNFFEDVFVEAEDKYGEVEEMNVCDNLGDHLVGNVYIKFRTEDMAAQAVQDLNNRWFGGRPIYAELSPVTDFREACCRQYEMGECVRSGFCNFMHLKPISRELRRDLYGRNRPGGGKPRHARSRSRERGGRRSRSRERGGGGGRRGGGGGDRDRSGRY from the exons ATGGCCGAGTATTTGGCGTCGATCTTCGGGACGGAGAAGGACAAGGTGAACTGTTCGTTCTACTTCAAGATCGGTGCTTGTCGTCACGGGGATCGTTGTTCTCGAATCCACAATAAGCCCACGTTCAGCCAGACCATCGTACTCCAGAACTTGTACATCAACCCGCAGAACTCTGCCAAATCCGCTGATGGATCCCATTTGGCCAATGTCTCGGATGAGGAGATGCAG gAGCATTATGACAACTTCTTTGAAGATGTTTTTGTGGAAGCTGAAGACAAATATGGAGAAGTCGAAGAGATGAACGTGTGCGACAATTTGGGGGATCATCTTGTTGGCAATGTGTACATCAAGTTCAGAACCGAAGACATGGCCGCTCAGGCCGTTCAGGATCTCAACAACCGTTGGTTTGGAGGCCGGCCGATCTATGCCGAGCTCAGTCCGGTCACTGACTTCCGAGAAGCTTGCTGCCGCCAATATGAGATGGGAGAATGCGTGCGCTCAGGATTCTGCAACTTCATGCACTTGAAGCCTATTTCTCGCGAGCTGCGGCGCGACCTCTATGGTCGCAACAGGCCAGGTGGTGGTAAACCTCGGCATGCCCGAAGTCGCAGCCGTGAGCGTGGTGGGCGACGCTCGCGTTCGCGGGAGCGCGGAGGAGGCGGAGGGCGcagaggaggtggaggaggtgaTCGAGACCGTTCGGGACGCTATTGA